Genomic segment of uncultured Tolumonas sp.:
ATTATTGTCAATAAATTGGCTGCCACCAGTAAATATGAAACTACATTTGACAGTTCTACGACGTCTCTAGCTACTGAAGATGGCACACTGAATTTTTCTGCTGGTGATAAAACTTTTTCTGTAGATGTTAAAAAAGGCGACACACTACAGCAGATCCGTAAACGTATTAATAATAGCGGTAGTAACTTCGGATTAACTGCAAATATAGTTAATACTTCAGATGGAAAAGCAAAACTGGTTATTGACTCCGGCGTTTCTGGTACGGGCAAAGATTTAAATATTACCGCCAGTGTTTCATCTTTAAGTGCACTGACTACCGCTAGCATGACTAAAACACAATCTGCAGCGGATGCTGTTATTACTGTCGATGGTAATGAATTAACCAGTGATACCAATGTGTTTGACGATAAAGTTCAAGGGCTAAAACTTACAGCAATCAGAACATCTGATAGCGATACTACCACTACTACAGCAGCTGATGGTACAACGACAACATCCACTACTCTAAAATCAAATAAATTGGATGTAACAACAGACACTAGTTCTATTAAGGACTTAGTCCAAAAGTTTGTTGATGCTTACAATACGTTGATAGAAAAAAGTACGGCTTTAGGTAAACGAAATACGGTTGTTGGGGGCGAAAGCCAAGATGATGGTGGTGCATTAGCCGGCGATTCAATGCCAAGAAGTATACAAAATTATGTAACTAACATGATATCTACCCCCTCCACTAAAACTTCGACAAGTAATATTTCAACTATCTTTCAATTAGGTATATCAATGGATAACAATGGTGTCCTATCTATGGATAGTGATACTTTTGATACAGCATTAGATGATAATTATGAACAGGTAGTTTCTCTGTTTGGTGGCTCTGATGGCTTGGCTGGAACGTTGTCTACTGGCTTAAAAGACTATACGAAAACGGGTGGTCTTATTTCGATTAGAACTGATGGGTTAAATACAGACTTAAGTGCATTGACGCAAAAACAGGCCGATATTTCTACGCAAATGACAAAATATGAAGCAAGTTTGCGAGCGCAATACGGGAGTCTTGATACACTATTGGCCAGTATGAAATCATCGGCGTCTTATCTTACTTCAATGTCTTCTTCATCATCTTGATTTATAGTAGGAGTTAGTTATGTACAATAAAAATTTAAAAGCCTATAAATCAAACGGCGTGCAGGCTGATTTATCTGTTGCTGATCCTCACCGTGTAATTCAGTTAATGATGCAGGGATTATTGGAACGCCTTGCGCAGGCTAAAGGTGCAATTGATCGTCGTGATTTTGAGGCAAAATCACAACTTATTTCAAAAGCTATGGCATTAGTTAATGGGCTACAGGATTCGTTGGATTTCTCTCAAGGTCAAATAGCCCATGATCTTGCATCTTTATATATTTATATGAATGAACGGCTCATGGATGCAAGTCGTAATATGGATAAAGCGGCAATTGACGAAGTAGCTAATCTTGTCATTACTATAAAGTCAGCTTGGGATCAGATCTCTGATGAAGATAAGCAAACAGCTTATGAAAAAAAGCTCAACAGGGAATAACAGCATGAGTAAATTCACTATAGAAAGTGATATAGAGCAATTGAAAAATCTTACAGCCGCCTTAGATGCGGCTGTTTCTATTTCTGATATAGAGCAAGCTGTTATTATTTCTCATCAGCGAGAAATGTTGTTGAAAAAGCTATCGCTTAAAGTTGATCTTGATATGGCTACAAAAAAAATACTCTCAGTACTTTGTCTGCAAATATTAAATGAAGAAAAACCATTAATGGATAAGATAAATACACAGAAAGAAGAGATCGAATCAAAATTAAAAAATCAAGTCAATAGCAATAAAGCAATGTCTCAATACCAACAGCATAGATAAGACTATTATGACTAAATTAAATGATGTTATTGCTCAGACTGAAAATAGATTAGAGCAAATAAATGAACAGTTAAAACAAAATATTGCTATGCAGGATATATTGCCATTGCGGTTTGAGAGAAATATTGCTTTTATGGAGCAATATTTGCCTAATATCGCCGCCGAATATAAAAACTATCAGCCTAAAAAATCATTTGAATTTTTTTGTACTGACAATGGTGAGCCTAATCTCAGATGGTTAAATAATGCAGAGCATTTTTATGGAGAGAGTCCATTTAATGAATGTCATGAGCAGCTTGATCAAGTTTTGAGTAGTGCAAGTCTATTGCGTTTCAATATGAATGTGGAGGATGATTACTTTAATCAACAACATATTCAATATATGAACAGATTAGTATCTGAGAATCAAAAAATAAAAGCTGAATATCCATTGGCTGAACAGGTTCCTGAATCAATACCTCTGTGTTTAATGTTCGGTGTTGGTTTAGGTTACCAACTGGGGTATTTATATGAAAAATGCACACCTGCAAACATCTTTATTTTTGAACCAGATGCAGATTTATTTTATGCGTCACTATTTACTTTTGAATGGTCAGATCTTCTTAATTACATTTTGAGTAAAAACTTAGGCGTGCATTTTTTCATCGGGCAAAAAGCAGATGAAGTTATTTTAGATTTACGTGCAGTAGTTACAGTAAAAGCCCCTTTTATTTGTGCAACGACATTTGGCTTTGTTCATTATTATTCAGAAGAATTGATAAAACTGCAAAAAAAAGTTGCTAGTGAGTTTTATCTGTTGAGTATGGGGTGGGGCTTCTTCGATGATAATCTCTTTTCGCTTTCTCACAGTCTGCATAACTTAGAAAATGGTGTCTCTTTTCTAAAGAAAAATAAACAATTACCAGTGCTGTTGAAAAACATTCCTGTTTTTATTGTTGCTAATGGTCCGTCGCTGGATTCTGCAATTGATTTTATTATTAGAAATCATAAAAAAATCCTGATTGTTGCTTGTGGTACTGCCGTCACTGCACTTTATCGAGCTGGTATAAAACCAGATATCTATATTGCAGTTGAACGAGTGACTGTTGTTCCTGATTCTTTACGAGAGATTAATGCTACTGATTTTCTTAAAGATATCTTGTTGATTGGCCCAGATATATTACATCCTGATTGTCAGCAGTTTTTTGATAAGTCGATTTATGCACTGAAAGCGGATGAGCCGATGTTTTCTTTGCTATTTGCCAATACTAATATTACCGATGAAGTTAAAAAGATTGCTTTCATTAACCCCCTTGTTGGTAATGCGGGGGTTAGTATTCCGCTGCATTTAGGTTTTGAACGGCTTTATTTTGCTGGTTTAGATAATGGTTTTAAATCAAAAGATCATCATCATTCAAAATACAGTTTGTATTATGATGAATCAGGTGAGACTAAGCAGCAGTTTAAGTTTATGGCTTTAGCGCAGGGAAGTCATATTCTTCCTGGTAATTTTGGCGGCGAGGTCATATCTAACTCTCTTTTTTCTGCCTCTGTCATGATGTTGGACGTTGCTGTTAGTCATTTTCCCCAGGCCAGATGCTTTAATTGCAGTGACGGAGCGGCTATCAAGGGGGCAAACCCGTTAAATATTCAGGATATCGATTTAACGGATGAGCCTGAACTGGATAAAAAAGAGATCATCCGGGTTTTAGTGGATGAAATGTCTGCCCCTGTTGCTGTCAGTCGGGCAGAAATACAAAAATATATGGATAATGAGTTTTTCGACTACTTTATCAATAAAATTAAAGATGAGTGGTCAGCTTTACCACCAGAGAGATTATTGGTTGTTCAAATAATGCAAACGCAAATGGATTATCTTGCACAAATAGCGCTGAGTCGTCAGCGGCATATTTCGAATGTGTTATTTGGTACCTTTAGTTCGGTATTTACATTAATTACGCATACACTATATGCAATCGAAGATGAAACCACAGCAATCACTGCGGTGAGTCGATTGCGGCCTATTGTGATTGAATTTATGGATACCATCCAAGCACTGTATCACCGCGGTTTAGATATGATCCAGGGTAAGCATTTCTGAGGTTAATATTGTCTGTGTTAGCTGAACAATGGCGATCAGTCGGTATCGAGCAAGGTGATACCGTATTGATTCACGCAAATAGTATCCGGGCAATGGTGGCGCTCAGACGCGCGGGTGTTTCGGCCACTCCTGAGAATATATTGGCTTCATTTATTGATGCTGTTGGTGATACCGGCACCCTGCTGTTTCCATTGTTTAACTTCGGTTTTTCATCGGGGCAACCGTTTGATCTCAGAACAACACCTTCGCAGATGGGAGCCTTATCGGAAGCTGCGCGTTTGCACCCAGTAGCGATCAGAACGGCTCATCCGATCTATTCTTTTGCGGTAATCGGGCCACAAAAAGAGCGGTTTGCTCAGTGCGAAAATATCAGTGGTTATGCGGCCGATTCGCCTTTTGGTTTATTGAAAGAATTAGGCGGAAAAATTGCGTTGCTTGATGTGAATGATCAAGGTGCTATGACCTATTACCATCATATTGAAGAGATAATGCGAGTGGATTACCGCTATTTTAAATTCTTCACCGGTAATTATACCGATGCTTCTGGTCATACATCGAGTCGAGAATATTCACTTTATGTTCGTGATATTGATCGAGGGGTTGTCACTGATGTCGTTAATGCGGGGGAGTTATTGTGGCAGCAAGGCTTGTATCATGGCGATCGCCCCAATCAGAAAACTGGGTTACGCTGGATATATGCAACCGAAATGTTTAATGCAATAAGCACACTAATAAAACAAAATAAGGCAGAAGGCATGCTTTATAGAATCGAAAAAAATGATTGAGCACAACGAGTTGGGTACAAAAATGTATACGCTGGCAGAACGTTTATGGCCAATTTGCCGCAGTATTACGGGGGCGGGCGTCAGAGAAACCCTTAAGATCTTACAAACGGAATTACCTGAATTACACATTTGTGATGTGCCATCGGGAACATCAGTATTTGATTGGACCATTCCTCAAGAATGGATCATCCGAGATGCTTATATTGAAGACCCGAATGGGCGGCGTATCGTTGATTTCAAAACTAATAATTTACATATTGTCGGTTACTCAATTCCTACTAATTGCGTTTTATCCTTAGAAGAATTACAGCCTTATCTTTATTCGTTACCAGAGCAGCCTGATGCAATCCCTTATGTCACGTCATATTACTCTCCTCGGTGGGGGTTTTGTCTTTCACATGCGCAGCGTGAATCATTATTACCGGGGCAATATAAGGTTTTTATCGATAGTGAATTATTCGCTGGCAGTTTGAACTATGGCGAATGTTATTTGCCGGGGGAATCAGAAGAAGAAATATTACTTTCTACCTATATTTGTCATCCCTCGATGGCTAATAATGAGTTATCCGGTCCGGTGGTTACAACTTATCTGGCGAACTGGCTGAAATCTGCACCCCGTAAATATAGTTATCGGATTGTTTTTATACCTGAAACAATCGGATCTATTACTTACCTTTCATTTCATCATCAAATCATGAAACAGCGCACTATTGCTGGTTTTGTGGTGACTTGTGTGGGCGATGACAGAACTTATTCTTTTATGCCAACACGGCAAGGTGATCGCTTGGTTGATCGGGTGGCCCGTCATGTCCTTAAATTTATTGCACCGACATTTAAGCAATATTCATTTTTAGATCGGGGTAGTGATGAACGGCAATATTGTAGTCCACTGATTAACTTACCTGTTGCGTCTATCATGCGCAGTAAATATGGCTGTTATCCGGAATATCATACGTCGCTTGATAATATGTCGCTTATCTCTGTGGAAGGGTTACAAGGCGGTTTCAATGCTTTACAACAAGCATTATTAGTATTAGAGCGGGATCGCTATCCACAGGTGACATTATGTTGTGAACCGCAATTGGGGAAACGCGGGTTATATCCAACTATCAGCACGCGTGACAGTACCTGGGCTACGCGAAAAATGATGAATTTGTTAGCTTATGCAGATGGTTCTATGAGTTTGCTGGGCATGGCTGAGTTTTTTAATGTGTCATTTTTTGAACTGGATAAGTTGTGCCAGCAATTAGAAGAAGAGGGGTTAGTCGCCACCTCTCCCCATGCTGTGAGCTAACGCAGCCATGCCCAATTTAATGGCACATTCGCGTCTTGATTCTGAGTTGCTATTTTGCCAATGACGTTATCTAAATCGGCTGGCGGCAAACCAAGTCCCGGCCGGACTGACTTGACATGTTCTGCGGTAACGACATCGCCCGCTTTGACTGATTTCACTAGATAAAGTGAACGTCTAAATTGCACATTCTGTTTTTCTGCTGGAGTTGGCGTGTAATTTACTGCTCCCAAACTGGCCCATGATGTTTTGCTGTCGTTGACTAACTGTGTCAATTCCGCTGGTTCTAAAGAGAATGCTGAATCTGGCCCGCCATCGGCACGACTGAGCGTAAAATGTTTTTCAATCAGTGATGCACCGAGTGCGGTTGCCGTGATCGCGGTGGTGTTGCCAATCGTGTGATCAGATAACCCCACTTCACAGCCAAA
This window contains:
- the fliD gene encoding flagellar filament capping protein FliD — protein: MSTITSAGAGSGLDLESIISSSVAAKQSQLLTPVSNRKTETQLTLSGLSQLKSTISNFTSALDKLSAKGAFNQRTTNITQDATDPVFSVDTNDDASNGQYNIIVNKLAATSKYETTFDSSTTSLATEDGTLNFSAGDKTFSVDVKKGDTLQQIRKRINNSGSNFGLTANIVNTSDGKAKLVIDSGVSGTGKDLNITASVSSLSALTTASMTKTQSAADAVITVDGNELTSDTNVFDDKVQGLKLTAIRTSDSDTTTTTAADGTTTTSTTLKSNKLDVTTDTSSIKDLVQKFVDAYNTLIEKSTALGKRNTVVGGESQDDGGALAGDSMPRSIQNYVTNMISTPSTKTSTSNISTIFQLGISMDNNGVLSMDSDTFDTALDDNYEQVVSLFGGSDGLAGTLSTGLKDYTKTGGLISIRTDGLNTDLSALTQKQADISTQMTKYEASLRAQYGSLDTLLASMKSSASYLTSMSSSSS
- the fliS gene encoding flagellar export chaperone FliS, translated to MYNKNLKAYKSNGVQADLSVADPHRVIQLMMQGLLERLAQAKGAIDRRDFEAKSQLISKAMALVNGLQDSLDFSQGQIAHDLASLYIYMNERLMDASRNMDKAAIDEVANLVITIKSAWDQISDEDKQTAYEKKLNRE
- a CDS encoding 6-hydroxymethylpterin diphosphokinase MptE-like protein, with amino-acid sequence MTKLNDVIAQTENRLEQINEQLKQNIAMQDILPLRFERNIAFMEQYLPNIAAEYKNYQPKKSFEFFCTDNGEPNLRWLNNAEHFYGESPFNECHEQLDQVLSSASLLRFNMNVEDDYFNQQHIQYMNRLVSENQKIKAEYPLAEQVPESIPLCLMFGVGLGYQLGYLYEKCTPANIFIFEPDADLFYASLFTFEWSDLLNYILSKNLGVHFFIGQKADEVILDLRAVVTVKAPFICATTFGFVHYYSEELIKLQKKVASEFYLLSMGWGFFDDNLFSLSHSLHNLENGVSFLKKNKQLPVLLKNIPVFIVANGPSLDSAIDFIIRNHKKILIVACGTAVTALYRAGIKPDIYIAVERVTVVPDSLREINATDFLKDILLIGPDILHPDCQQFFDKSIYALKADEPMFSLLFANTNITDEVKKIAFINPLVGNAGVSIPLHLGFERLYFAGLDNGFKSKDHHHSKYSLYYDESGETKQQFKFMALAQGSHILPGNFGGEVISNSLFSASVMMLDVAVSHFPQARCFNCSDGAAIKGANPLNIQDIDLTDEPELDKKEIIRVLVDEMSAPVAVSRAEIQKYMDNEFFDYFINKIKDEWSALPPERLLVVQIMQTQMDYLAQIALSRQRHISNVLFGTFSSVFTLITHTLYAIEDETTAITAVSRLRPIVIEFMDTIQALYHRGLDMIQGKHF
- a CDS encoding AAC(3) family N-acetyltransferase, with the translated sequence MLAEQWRSVGIEQGDTVLIHANSIRAMVALRRAGVSATPENILASFIDAVGDTGTLLFPLFNFGFSSGQPFDLRTTPSQMGALSEAARLHPVAIRTAHPIYSFAVIGPQKERFAQCENISGYAADSPFGLLKELGGKIALLDVNDQGAMTYYHHIEEIMRVDYRYFKFFTGNYTDASGHTSSREYSLYVRDIDRGVVTDVVNAGELLWQQGLYHGDRPNQKTGLRWIYATEMFNAISTLIKQNKAEGMLYRIEKND
- a CDS encoding DUF4910 domain-containing protein is translated as MIEHNELGTKMYTLAERLWPICRSITGAGVRETLKILQTELPELHICDVPSGTSVFDWTIPQEWIIRDAYIEDPNGRRIVDFKTNNLHIVGYSIPTNCVLSLEELQPYLYSLPEQPDAIPYVTSYYSPRWGFCLSHAQRESLLPGQYKVFIDSELFAGSLNYGECYLPGESEEEILLSTYICHPSMANNELSGPVVTTYLANWLKSAPRKYSYRIVFIPETIGSITYLSFHHQIMKQRTIAGFVVTCVGDDRTYSFMPTRQGDRLVDRVARHVLKFIAPTFKQYSFLDRGSDERQYCSPLINLPVASIMRSKYGCYPEYHTSLDNMSLISVEGLQGGFNALQQALLVLERDRYPQVTLCCEPQLGKRGLYPTISTRDSTWATRKMMNLLAYADGSMSLLGMAEFFNVSFFELDKLCQQLEEEGLVATSPHAVS